The genomic stretch CAGAAAAATAAGCTGGAGGCCCTGATCAATTCAATTCCGGATCCCATCTATATCAAAGATGTGAACAATAAATATATTGGTTGTAATCGGGCATTTGAAGAAATAGCAGGGAAGCCGGAGCAGGAGATTATCGGGAGAGAAGACCATGCTGTTTTTTCTTCAGAAGTTGCTGCTTCTTTCAAAACAAAGGATCAGGAAATGCTTTCCTTGGGCCAAGCAAAACGGACCGAGGAGCTAATTATCGCCCCTAACGGAGAAAAGCTGTTTTTTGATATTCGGAAAACGCCCTATATTGGGCCTGATGGTAACTTGCTCGGCCTGATAGGGATTTTTCGTAATATTAACGAGCTGAAGAAGGCGCAGCAGGAGGCAGAAGAGGAGCGGGAGCGGCTCAGTGTAACCTTGCAGTCTATTGGTGACGGGGTTATAACCACGGATGTGCATGGAAAAACAGTGTTTATCAATAGGGCTGCTGAGCAGCTAACAGGCTGGGAAAATGTCGATGCCGTCGGGAAAGCTTCAGATGAGATATTTAGAATTTTTGACGAAAAAACAGGTGAGAAAGCTCCCTGCCCGGTTGCGAGAATTTTACGGGCCGGGAAGCGATTGGCCCTGTCCCGGGATGCTGTTTTGCAACCTAAAGATGGAACGAAAATAAGCATCGCTGACAGTGGAGCCCCTATCCGGGATAGAGAAAATCAGGTCATCGGTGTTGTTATTATTTTTCGGGATATAACGCAGGAAATAAAGATGGAGCAGGAACGGGGGAAAATTCGAAAGCTGGAATCAGTCGGAGTTCTTGCTGGTGGCATTGCCCATGATTTTAACAATCTGCTTTCCGCTATCCTTGGTAATATTGAATTGGCTTCCTCCGGAATCACAGAGGATAGCAGGGTATCGTCCCTGCTTGCCGATGCGCAGAAGGCCACTGAAAGAGCAACAAAACTGACCTATCAACTGCTGACCTTTTCCAAAGGTGGTGAGCCCATTAAAGAAAAAACCTCTCTGCCCGACTTAGTCAGTGAGTCAGCAAATTTTGTCCTGCACGGCTCCTTGGTGTCCTGTGAATTTTCTTTTGCCGATGACCTGTGGATGATCCTTGCAGACAGCGGGCAGATCAGTCAGGTGATTCAGAACATTATTCTGAATGCCAAAGACGCCATGCCTAGCGGCGGGAGGATAAGGGTGGAGTGTAGTAACGTGAAAGATCTTGCTTCGGGGCTGTTATTACGTCGACATAAAGAGAATTTTGTCCGGATTGCTCTTCAGGATACCGGTGTCGGTATTCCCCGTGATATCATAGATAATATCTTTGACCCGTATTTTACCACTAAGAAAGAGGGGAACGGGCTCGGGCTGGCTATCTGTCATTCTATCATCAAGAAACACGGTGGCCATATTACAGTTCATTCGGACCCGCAACAGGGAACAACCTTTTCCATATATCTCCCTACGCTTCCCGCCCATGAAAGTAAGGCGGCTGAACCGCAGGATCAGGAAAAGACAGTCTCTTCAACAAAAATCATGGTCATGGACGATGATTTGATGCTGCGTGATTTGGCACGGTCCCAGCTGGCTGCGTTGGGGCATGATGCGGTTCTTGTTAAGGACGGAGCCGAGGCCATCAGTACGTATCAGGAGATGCAGGAGAGTGATGGTCCGATTGATCTTGTTATCTTGGACCTGACTATTCCGGGTGGTATGGGGGGGAAGGAGACCGCGCAGAAACTCCTTCAGCTGAATCCAGAAGCGAAACTCATTGTTGCTAGCGGTTATTCCAATGATCCGGTCATGGCGGAATACCGTGAGTACGGATTTCGGGCGGCGGTGGCCAAGCCGTTCACCTTGAAAGAATTGGGTAAGGCCATTGCTGCGGCCCATTAACGGGTTGCCGCCAGCAGGGGAAGAGCAGATATTCAGATCGTCAGATACGCAGTTTTTCTGTTTCCTGCTCTATGCTTCCTTGAGTAATGCATCCAGTTTTTTCGGCGATGACAGGCATTCGCGCCCTAGGCCGCATTCAGCCATGATTGTGCAGAAGCGTAAGAATTCGCTCATAAGTCGGGTCGTGGTTTTGTCCTTATGCTGAATTATTGAGAGTTGTCGTCGCATATTAATATCCTTGATGGATAGGCCTTTCAACCAGCCGTGCTCCTCTTCCCGGCAGATGGTCAGTTCAGAAAGGCAGGCAGCTCCCACGCCAGCTTCCACGGCTTTCTTAATGGCCTCTGTGTGGCCTATTCGGGTCACGACATTGAGCAACGCTGCATGTTCTCCTAATTTGTTTTTGAAGATTTCCGCAGTGCCTGAGCCGTCTTCACGGAGAACCCAGGCTGTTTTCACGAGATCGTCTGGAAGGATGAACCGGTTCTGTTCAGCAAGGGGGTGGGAGGAGCTGACGATAATCCGCAGTTCATCCTCAAACCAGGGGGTCTTCCGGATGGCCTCGTCTGTAATACCGCCCTCGACAAAGCCGAGATCCATTACCCCTTGCGTAACAAGTCGTTCGGCTTGCTTGGTGTTGGCCACCATCATATTGATATGTGCTTCAGGGTGCATCCGCATGAAGAGTGCAATGGGGTAGGGTAGGACGTAATTTCCGATGGTCGAACTGGCGATAATTTCCAGTGATCCGGCGATGATTTCTTCTTTTTCGCTCAGCAGGGCTTCGACATTGCGAACCTGGTGGGTGATGCTTTTGGCTATGGGCAGTAGATAGCGGCCCCGGTCATTGAGGAGCAGACTGCGACCGTGGCGGTCGAAGAGGGGGCCGCCCAGCTGATTCTCCAGCTCAGCCAGAGCCATGCTGACCGCAGATTGGGTGAGGAAGAGTTTTTTACTGGCTTTGGTGACCTGTTTGGTCTCTGCTACAGCTATAAATATTTGAAATTGCCTGAGCGTGATAGCCATTATCGTTCCTTGGCTTCTGGG from Candidatus Electrothrix communis encodes the following:
- a CDS encoding response regulator — translated: MSHQKKDIILIVDDQPINLKILLSFLQEQDFELRILQSGVQALALLQETLPDIILLDVMMPELDGFETCRRIKADERLVDIPVIFMTALDTVEDKVTGFKAGGVDYITKPFQQIEVLIRINTHINLRKKALKLKETQGELLLQKNKLEALINSIPDPIYIKDVNNKYIGCNRAFEEIAGKPEQEIIGREDHAVFSSEVAASFKTKDQEMLSLGQAKRTEELIIAPNGEKLFFDIRKTPYIGPDGNLLGLIGIFRNINELKKAQQEAEEERERLSVTLQSIGDGVITTDVHGKTVFINRAAEQLTGWENVDAVGKASDEIFRIFDEKTGEKAPCPVARILRAGKRLALSRDAVLQPKDGTKISIADSGAPIRDRENQVIGVVIIFRDITQEIKMEQERGKIRKLESVGVLAGGIAHDFNNLLSAILGNIELASSGITEDSRVSSLLADAQKATERATKLTYQLLTFSKGGEPIKEKTSLPDLVSESANFVLHGSLVSCEFSFADDLWMILADSGQISQVIQNIILNAKDAMPSGGRIRVECSNVKDLASGLLLRRHKENFVRIALQDTGVGIPRDIIDNIFDPYFTTKKEGNGLGLAICHSIIKKHGGHITVHSDPQQGTTFSIYLPTLPAHESKAAEPQDQEKTVSSTKIMVMDDDLMLRDLARSQLAALGHDAVLVKDGAEAISTYQEMQESDGPIDLVILDLTIPGGMGGKETAQKLLQLNPEAKLIVASGYSNDPVMAEYREYGFRAAVAKPFTLKELGKAIAAAH
- a CDS encoding LysR substrate-binding domain-containing protein, which codes for MAITLRQFQIFIAVAETKQVTKASKKLFLTQSAVSMALAELENQLGGPLFDRHGRSLLLNDRGRYLLPIAKSITHQVRNVEALLSEKEEIIAGSLEIIASSTIGNYVLPYPIALFMRMHPEAHINMMVANTKQAERLVTQGVMDLGFVEGGITDEAIRKTPWFEDELRIIVSSSHPLAEQNRFILPDDLVKTAWVLREDGSGTAEIFKNKLGEHAALLNVVTRIGHTEAIKKAVEAGVGAACLSELTICREEEHGWLKGLSIKDINMRRQLSIIQHKDKTTTRLMSEFLRFCTIMAECGLGRECLSSPKKLDALLKEA